A window from Thermodesulfobacteriota bacterium encodes these proteins:
- a CDS encoding sigma-70 family RNA polymerase sigma factor codes for MSRTDRTAGDELLLTTAGAGDGEAFAELVRRHQGWAWKIAYRFLGHRQEAEDVVQDAFLRLLAAARRYQPDSPFRTYFHRIVIRLCLDRAKKKKPLPLETMPEATDPRPASVDELVRLETAAAVRAALAALPEAQRMAVVLRYYDELNYQEIAVTMETTPKAVERLLARGRDGLRKVLRAGTG; via the coding sequence TTGAGCCGCACTGACCGGACAGCCGGCGACGAGCTGCTCCTCACCACCGCCGGTGCAGGCGACGGCGAGGCCTTTGCGGAGCTCGTCCGGCGCCATCAGGGCTGGGCCTGGAAAATCGCCTATCGCTTTCTCGGACACCGGCAAGAGGCCGAGGACGTGGTGCAAGACGCCTTCTTGCGACTCCTGGCTGCCGCCCGCCGCTATCAGCCGGATTCGCCTTTCAGGACCTATTTTCACCGGATCGTCATCCGGCTCTGTCTGGATCGGGCGAAGAAGAAGAAGCCCCTCCCTCTGGAGACGATGCCGGAGGCCACAGATCCTCGGCCCGCCTCGGTGGACGAGCTGGTGCGCCTCGAGACCGCGGCAGCGGTCCGCGCCGCCCTCGCCGCCCTGCCCGAGGCCCAACGGATGGCGGTTGTGCTTCGCTACTACGATGAGTTGAATTACCAGGAGATTGCGGTCACCATGGAGACAACCCCCAAGGCAGTGGAGCGGCTCCTGGCCCGGGGCCGGGATGGCCTGCGGAAGGTGCTCAGAGCCGGCACGGGATAG